The Capsicum annuum cultivar UCD-10X-F1 chromosome 1, UCD10Xv1.1, whole genome shotgun sequence sequence TAATCGATCTTGGTTATTTCGGTGATGAGGTCGAAACAACAACTGATCAACTCAAGTGTAATAACTTAACTCTAATGTACCGTCAAATGGTAACTAATGCTCCATGTCCTCTTTTGTTCTTTGGTTCGCCTTATTCTCTCGGGAATAACATCGAGACTCCGGGAACCATTGAAAACATCCCTCACATTCCTGTCCACATCTGGACTGGAACAGTGGCAGGTACACCTCTTCCTAATGATAAAAAGAAGTCATGCGGTGAGGATATGGGTAATTTCTACTCAGCTGGTTTGGACCCAGTTTTCTATTGCCACCACGCCAATGTGGACCGGATGTGGAATATATGGAAAACAATAGGAGGGAAAAGAAAGGATATCATACATCCAGATTGGCGGAACTCGGAGTTCTTTTTCTACGATGAAAACAAAAACCCTTACCGTGTGAAAATCCAAGACTGTTTAGACAGTAAGAAGATGGGGTACGACTATGCAGAAATGTGCACCCCATGGCGTGACTTTAAGCCAAAATTAAAGAGGGCCACAACTAGGAAAGCGAATCCATCTTCAGTTCCAAGCTCAAGCGAGGTATTCCCAATAGCTAAGCTGGACAAACCCATTTCATTTTCCATCACCAGGCCGGCTACCGCAAGGACTCAAgatgacaaaaatgaaaaagaggagATGCTAACATTCAAcaacataaaatatgataatacaaAGTACATTAGGTTCGATGTGTACCTAAACATGGACAAGGATACTGTGATGAACTGTGACAATATTAATGTAATAGAGTTCGCGGGGAGCTATACTAGCTTGCCACATGTTCATCTTCACAAAGCTGCAGCTCGTGATGAACCAGCTCATCAGAATACGAGTGTTAATTTTCAGCTAGCAATCACTGAACTGTTGGAGGACATTGGTTTGGAAAATGAAGAATCCATCACGGTGACTCTGTGCCCAAAGAAATTTGGCGAAATAACCTCCATTGCATGTGCAGATATCCAGCTTGCGGATTGTTAAGTCCTGGTAATTTGTGGGAAAATTATAGTCACCATTGAATCTGCTGAGTGTACGCTTGAAAATGGTCATGTTTGTACTTATTAGTATTGATAAGATAAGGGCTACCCTAGCTCTTTGCGTGTGTATGTACTTGAAGTTTTTATTTcgttattaataaaaatatcgCTAGACACCTTATCTAGTGGTTTATTatcaaaaacaaacaaaaaaaaatgatggtCCTGATTCCTTATTcccattttttttcttgctttacATGTTTCTTCAAATAATTTCATAATGTGTTTCACATGACATGTCATACTTATATGAGATAATATTATTTGCTTGACAAGAGGAGAAATGGGGAGGGAGAGTATGAGGAGTATGTAATCGAATCCTTACTAATAAGGTAGGAGTTAAAGATAATCAACCAATCAATTGAGCTACTAAAATTTTTCACGTGTCAAACAAAGCAAGCTTTCTTATTTTCTGCCGAACTCCCCCTCTGTTAATGTAAAGCAAATTTAAACCAATTTGGGATAAACAAAACTTCACAGCCAAAGCAAGTAAAAATAGGTAACTAACCCATATTCAGGTGTTTTCTTAAGCAAAGTAGCAAAAGCTTGTTTACTAAAACTAATTTCTTGAATTATGACAATTTTCTCATTAGTAgtatttttatgtagttttcaaACACCCCCCAttctttcaatttatttgttttagttactATTCGGACAATGAAAACAGTTTGTTGAATAATTAATGTTAAACATCTAGATTCTAATGTtgataaatcaattttaattttctttggcTATAATAACTTTTCAAATACTTTAATTTATAACTATATACTAGGTTTCATAAGGTCTATGCTAAGCCCGAGTccaaactaaagatataaaaataataggaaaaaatccataaagtagcatacttaagtattaaattacaaaaaataacaacacttttatcaaattacattttgtagcatatgtatttgtatgtatttatatttttgtagcaacaatttacaaaaatacaaaatacatatcgatcataaggacagtaaaaatcatatgtatttgtatttttgtagcaatagtttgcaaaaatacaaaatacaacttgctacaTTATGTAATTATAAAATCGTTGCTATGAAACTCANNNNNNNNNNNNNNNNNNNNNNNNNNNNNNNNNNNNNNNNNNNNNNNNNNNNNNNNNNNNNNNNNNNNNNNNNNNNNNNNNNNNNNNNNNNNNNNNNNNNCgatcaaatgacgacacataaaatgggacggagggagtatttatttattttttaaataaattttcactttattggagaaaaataaatgtttaattaatcataaaaatttcaaatcctaCTTGAGGTTGTATTTCAAATTctgaaaatagtttaattataACCTATTtaagttgtttatttattttcacttttaaaattatatttatatgtactcaagcatgaacattattttaatatttttttaaatatccaTACGATGCATTacattccttgtccactacacaaaaagCAACAAGATAGATGCGACTCTCCGCATCTTGTGCCACCGTCGATAGCATAATTCCTCCATAATTACTCCTTAAGAAAGTACCGTCgatggctatgacttttctcaactgttgaaaaccaagaattcaagcactatagaatacaaaaaagtactttAACCTTTTATTTTCATCAGCATGCAACACCGTCTTACTTCCGGGATctgtggactcaagcatgtaacagTAGGCATCGAGGACTGCATACCCGTGCttgtgtgtccccctaaccaagtcattggcaatccccatggccatatatatcttccaataactgaccgaAACACCCCATTTTTTAAGGAGTTGATTGTCCATATCACTTGTAGAAGTGCCTTTGTCATTGAGGAAtctattttgaaaatattgaCTGAGGACCTTTGCCGTAGCATGAGGATTATGGCTCATTAGATCTCCGAAcaacatgtgt is a genomic window containing:
- the LOC107851011 gene encoding polyphenol oxidase B, chloroplastic, yielding MKPCRANAPHPSKMGSTNTLPLPTYKSLSSSSSSFTNSYFIAKPSQLFLQRRRRCQSFKVSCNSNNSTGEHDKNLEANLDRRNLLLGLGGLYGVANLAPLAASATPIRAPDGYTCCQATTTCDEKTVVLKDNCCPPPIPLNYETIPCYKLPTMTKLRIRSPAQNADEEYIDKYNKAISKMKELDKTEPFNPLGFKQQAHIHCAYCNGAYKVGDKVLQVHNSWLFFPFHRWYLYFYERILGTLIDDPTFALPYWNWDHPNGMLLPPMFDREGSSLYDENRNQSHRKGTIIDLGYFGDEVETTTDQLKCNNLTLMYRQMVTNAPCPLLFFGSPYSLGNNIETPGTIENIPHIPVHIWTGTVAGTPLPNDKKKSCGEDMGNFYSAGLDPVFYCHHANVDRMWNIWKTIGGKRKDIIHPDWRNSEFFFYDENKNPYRVKIQDCLDSKKMGYDYAEMCTPWRDFKPKLKRATTRKANPSSVPSSSEVFPIAKLDKPISFSITRPATARTQDDKNEKEEMLTFNNIKYDNTKYIRFDVYLNMDKDTVMNCDNINVIEFAGSYTSLPHVHLHKAAARDEPAHQNTSVNFQLAITELLEDIGLENEESITVTLCPKKFGEITSIACADIQLADC